The Carassius carassius chromosome 31, fCarCar2.1, whole genome shotgun sequence genome includes a region encoding these proteins:
- the LOC132112028 gene encoding leucine-rich repeat transmembrane protein FLRT2-like, with amino-acid sequence MEVQIRMWNKDLPTLISPWIPILLGLHMHFSWATTCPEECRCDRTFVYCNERSLTSVPLGLGEGYKTLYLHNNQINSAGFPLEMHNVASVETVYLYGNQLDEFPVNLPKNVRVLHLQENNIQMVSRAALAQLLRLEELYLDDNSISTVGVEEGAFREAISLKTLFLTKNHLSSIPIGLPEELRELRLDENRIALIAEDAFENVTGLELLLLDGNLLMDEGIAPGALQTLVNLKTLSLARNSLTVPPPNLPAEFLAKLNLQDNQMNEIPLTAFRGLHRLERLDISNNQLQSLTQGVFDGLYGLRQLTVRNNLWLCDCSIKWVILWLKSLPATLNVRGFMCQKPERVRGMVIRELTLELLQCPNGTATVPQPTLLSSSTAESATQTVFTPAHSQPTPNPPRLTLPPPTASKEGEQGTNDPVGPMQESLRVSFVVLNGSCIQVSWVSTFTVTAYKVTWVKQGHSLITRPMQESLVQGEREGIILTNLEPKSTYHICVDPLDAFNNYHPGDDTICSEVTTKSASFHSGDNDTGPEQATQQDPSSPFLLAGLIGGAVLVVLVVLLSIFCWHMHKKGRSDSSKWKYSRGRRKDDYCEAGTKKDNSILEMTETSFQIVSLNNEQLLKGDFSILPIYTPNGGVGFGDSERRNNSTAYCKNSVPESDTCHK; translated from the coding sequence atggagGTACAGATCCGAATGTGGAATAAAGACCTGCCTACTTTGATCAGTCCATGGATACCGATACTTCTGGGTCTTCACATGCATTTCTCCTGGGCCACAACCTGTCCAGAGGAGTGCCGCTGTGACAGGACCTTTGTTTACTGTAATGAGAGGAGTCTAACGTCAGTGCCTCTGGGGCTGGGAGAGGGTTATAAGACCCTCTACCTCCACAACAATCAAATCAACAGTGCTGGATTTCCTTTAGAAATGCACAACGTTGCCTCTGTGGAGACGGTGTATCTCTATGGCAACCAGCTTGATGAATTCCCTGTCAATCTTCCCAAAAATGTGCGGGTGCTCCACCTGCAGGAGAATAACATTCAGATGGTGTCTCGGGCCGCCCTCGCGCAGTTGCTACGCCTGGAGGAGCTCTATCTGGATGACAACTCCATCTCCACTGTAGGTGTTGAGGAGGGGGCTTTCAGGGAGGCCATCAGTCTCAAGACCCTATTCCTTACCAAGAACCACCTGAGCAGCATCCCCATCGGGCTCCCCGAGGAGCTGAGAGAGCTGCGGCTGGACGAGAACCGCATTGCACTTATAGCCGAGGATGCATTCGAGAATGTGACGGGCCTCGAACTCCTCCTCCTAGATGGGAACTTGCTCATGGATGAGGGCATCGCCCCCGGGGCTCTCCAGACTCTTGTAAATCTCAAAACATTGTCGTTGGCACGTAACTCCCTAACGGTTCCTCCTCCTAATTTGCCAGCTGAGTTTCTAGCCAAGCTCAACTTGCAGGATAATCAGATGAATGAGATTCCTTTGACAGCCTTTCGCGGCCTCCATCGCTTGGAGAGACTGGATATTTCAAACAACCAGCTGCAGTCTCTCACACAGGGGGTCTTTGACGGCCTCTACGGTCTGAGACAGCTCACTGTTCGAAACAACCTTTGGCTCTGTGACTGCAGCATTAAATGGGTCATACTGTGGTTAAAGTCCCTGCCAGCTACCCTCAATGTCCGTGGCTTCATGTGCCAGAAACCAGAGAGGGTACGTGGCATGGTAATCAGAGAGCTAACCCTGGAGCTCCTCCAGTGTCCTAACGGCACAGCCACAGTCCCACAGCCCACACTGCTCTCTTCCTCCACTGCTGAGTCAGCCACTCAAACGGTTTTCACACCCGCACACTCCCAGCCTACACCTAACCCTCCACGTCTCACTCTTCCACCACCGACTGCAAGCAAAGAAGGGGAGCAGGGGACAAATGACCCTGTCGGCCCGATGCAGGAATCACTGCGAGTTTCCTTTGTGGTGCTAAATGGTTCGTGCATTCAGGTAAGCTGGGTATCGACGTTTACTGTTACAGCGTATAAGGTAACCTGGGTCAAACAGGGTCACAGTTTGATAACCCGTCCCATGCAGGAGTCGCTTGTGCAGGGTGAACGTGAGGGAATCATACTGACAAACCTGGAGCCTAAGTCCACTTATCATATTTGTGTGGATCCGCTGGATGCGTTCAATAATTACCACCCAGGAGACGATACAATTTGCTCAGAGGTGACGACAAAGTCTGCTTCCTTCCACTCCGGCGATAATGACACTGGCCCAGAGCAAGCGACCCAGCAGGACCCCAGCTCGCCTTTCCTACTGGCTGGCCTGATTGGCGGGGCAGTGCTTGTGGTCCTGGTGGTCCTGTTGAGCATATTCTGCTGGCACATGCACAAGAAGGGAAGGTCAGATTCATCAAAATGGAAATACAGTCGGGGCAGAAGAAAAGATGACTATTGTGAAGCAGGAACCAAAAAGGATAACTCTATTCTGGAAATGACTGAAACTAGTTTTCAAATAGTTTCTTTGAACAATGAACAGCTGCTTAAGGGGGACTTTAGCATCCTACCGATTTACACCCCTAATGGGGGTGTTGGATTCGGAGACTCTGAAAGGAGAAACAATAGCACAGCGTACTGCAAAAACAGTGTTCCAGAGTCTGATACATGCCATAAATGA